The nucleotide sequence TGCCCTTTCACTCTCCCTCCGTCTCACTCTTTCCAGGTGACCTGTGATGGCATTTAGGTCCCACTCGGATGATCCAGGATGATCCCCTCATCTCAAGGCCCTTCACTTAACCCTCTTCACAAGGACCCATTTCCTGCATCAGGTACTAAGTCACAGGTCCCATGGATTAGGACGTGGTCATATCTTTGGGGTCACCATTCAGCCCACCTCATCTCCCTCCCAGGggaggcaggatgaagcacagaGGAGCTTTCTGACTCCTCCTCTTGGGAGCACATCCTGGGATCTGGGCCTTGCTCCCTCATTCTACAGCATCTTCCTCCACCTTCTGGGCCCAGCTACAGAAGAATCAGAAGCCTGGAGGCACATGCCAAACAGGAGGGTATCACAGACACAGCCTTGCGGCCCTGTTGGTTGAGCACCATGAACAGACTCAGCCAGGCCTCCGTATTTCCGTCTCAGGCCAGGTAGCGCTCTCTGGAGCCCCCCAGCCTCGGGAGCCCAAAATTCCTTCATGGTTCTCACCTCAAAGAAACTGCTCACAGGAGCCTTTCTCCTTTCTGGCCTTCTGCTctgcacagaaaaggaagagaaggttcTCCAACTAACTTCCTGCCCTCTGGTTTCTTCTTCCTcgatttatttcactaaaaagCCTCTTCAGTTACCCCTTCCTTGATTTCTGAACCGAGTCACATGAACCCTCCATGTGGGATTGGCCAAACTCCCAGCTTCCTTCCTCACACATCTTCACCCATCCCCTCTCCACCCAATATTCACCGCATTTTCACTTCTGACTGTCTTCCCAGCCGTtattagtgatgccatctcaaCGACATGCTCCTGGTCCAGAAAGAAAGGGAGCGATCCCTCTTGATTCCCATACAGGTTTGGGAGAAGGGGTTTCCTTTTTCCTGAAACCTCAGTGAGCTGCTGTCTCTACCTGGAGTAAGTGCCTGGGTCAATAGACTCACCTCCACCGTTGGGATCGATTCTGGGTGAAGCAGACCCGCAGATGGTTATCCCAGCTGGCTCCACATCCTGGGCAGGGGCTGCTCACAGCTCTGTTCACCATTTGGGGGACGTTCTCATTCCCTACATCCTGGGGGCCTGGCCTTCCAAGGCTCATCCATCCTCTAAACACCGTCTGAAGAGCCTCCATGTGGCCAGCATGCCCAGTGATGTAGAACTTCCCACACAGAGTCTTTTGATCCTGAAAACAAACCAGTGTCACAGCTGGCTGGCTGACCCTGACCGCGTTGCACAGACGAAGAGGCTGCAGTGACAGGATTTGTCCTGGGTCACCAGGCTGCATGTGGCCAAGCTGAGGGTCCAGCAGAGGAACTTGGCTGTGAAGGCAGTTTGCTTTCTGCCCCTGcacttttcctattcttttttctctttcttcttctttctcttttcatcttctcTATGCCCCTGACTCAGCTCCTTACTATTTATCTTCCTCTATTCTAATTATTTCTGCCACTCGCCT is from Cervus canadensis isolate Bull #8, Minnesota chromosome 27, ASM1932006v1, whole genome shotgun sequence and encodes:
- the LOC122428974 gene encoding uncharacterized protein LOC122428974, with product MQPGDPGQILSLQPLRLCNAVRVSQPAVTLVCFQDQKTLCGKFYITGHAGHMEALQTVFRGWMSLGRPGPQDVGNENVPQMVNRAVSSPCPGCGASWDNHLRVCFTQNRSQRWRLVALRFKALHRALRFLNDLVNSSCCYGPGSQSSQTGLSDVGAWDGLPLQGSACRRGGAHFSPPQHCSAWAVACCVQRQPLSAPQTTRARSLKIVSLRLPPASRVPV